The Paenibacillus sp. FSL R7-0345 DNA segment GCCTACCGAAAAGGCAACACCCTGAACAGCTAACCGCTTCATCTGGTCACCGCTTCTGATCGGATCAACGGATGCAGCCCCAGATAACTTCCCCGCTTGTGAAGCTGAATTTGAGGTGCGTCCACTGTTACTAAACTGATTAAATGAATTAACAGGTTGAATCTCCATAAAGCACCCCCCCGGTATCACTCGTGTATAGTCTATATATCGGCCTTTTCCGTTTGCAAATTAATACAACTGTCAATATATATTTATTCATTATGGATGAATGCTCAACACAAAAAGGGCTCTGGATTGACCAGAGCCCTTTCTTGCTATAAATCTTAACGAAGCAATTGCAGTACGCCTTGCGGCTGTTGGTTAGCTTGAGCAAGCATAGCTTGAGCAGCCTGAGCAAGGATGGAGTTCTTAGTCTGGGACATCATTTCCTTAGCCATGTCTACATCGCGAACACGGGATTCAGCGGCAGTCAGGTTTTCGGAAGAAGTGCTCAGGTTATTGATAGTGTGCTCCAGACGGTTCTGGTTAGCGCCCAGTTTACTTCTTTCGCTGGATACCATTTCAATAGCATTGTTAATTACAGTGATTGCATTATTTGCAGTATCTTTATTGGAAACGTCGATAACATATTCATCAGCAGTTCCATTCTTTACTTTGCTTGCACTGCTATAATTTACATCTACTACCGATCCATCTGTTAGTGTTGCTGTTTGATTCGCAGAGTTGGACGATGATGTGATACCAAGAGCGGCAGATCTCATATCTCCAATCGCTAACGAAAGGTTCTGACCTGCATTAGCTCCGATATGGAAATTTACGGATGCATCTTTACCGTTTTCTCCTTTTGCAAGTGCTGTATCGAAACCAATATCTTTCAAGCCATCATTACTTGCAACGTTAGAGAACTTGATAGTACTTTGTTCGCCTTCAGTTCCGCTTGTAATTTGGAAACGTACCCGGTCAGTATCAGCTACTTGGAGCGCTTTAACTTCTACAGGTTTTGCAGAAGCACCGCCCAAAGCTGTGATTTGATCATTAATGGCCTTCTGGATTTGGGAGGCCAGCTGATCCTTATCCGTATAATCACCAGCTGCGATTTCAGCAGTATAATTCTTTCCGTCAATTTGAACATCGAACTTATTATTTGCATTCTTCCCTAATTCAACGGAAGAACCTTCCGAGATCAGTCCTGTAAATGCTGCTGCGGAACCACCAAAGGAAGCCACACCATTACCAGCTCCTGTCAAGGTTGTAGCAACTGTAATGTTCTTATTTGCACCAGCTTCTGCACTAAAGGTAACTTTAGCAGCGTCTGCGCCTAGAGCAGTATCAGCAGCGGTTTCAAGTGCTGCCGCAAGGTCAGCAGCAGTGTTATAGGTACCATCAGCTACAGTAGCAGTTACTGTTTTTGCCACACCGCCATCAACATAGTTGATTTTCAATTGATTATTAGCAGCCTCGCCGTATTCTTTAAGATCTGCAGCGCTGGACAAAGCATTAGTACCATTACCACCAATAAGATCAATACGGCTATTTGCTCCCTTATTGAGAACATCATCTTTAATTACCAGCTTTCCGCCCTCGAATCCAACGGAGAAGTCATGGTTGGTCAAAGCAGCGCCAGTCTCAACTGCACTACCATCTTTAGCACGGTTAAAAGCAGCTTCCAACGCCGTTTCAAACGCCGCTGCAAATGCAGTGTCATCTGCAGTGGCACCTACTGTAAATGAACGAACACTACCGTTGATAGAAAGTGTAAATTCGTTGGAGCCTGGCAATGACGTAGCAGCAGAGTAAGTAGTATCCGTGCCGCCAGAACTAGTAAGCTTCCCAAACGTATACTCAGCTACAGTTCCTTGGTGGATCTTTGTGGATCCATCAAGAACTGCACCAGTTGCTGTACCTTCGGTTGCAGCTGTTCTAACTTCGAAAGCGTCGGTTCCGATGCCAATTGCAGCAATAGACGAAGCATTTTTAGTTGCAGCTACTGTTTCGGTTTTGTCCTTCGAACCATTGATCAGCTTCTGAGTATTGAACTCAGTAGTGTTACTGATACGGTTGATTTCATCAGCCAACTGGTTCACTTCGTCCTGAATGCTCTTGCGGTCGCTATCTGTATTCGTACCGTTTGCGGATTGAACGGAAAGTTCACGCATACGTTGAAGAATGGAGTGAGTTTCATTCAAAGCACCTTCAGCAGTCTGAATCATAGAGATAGCATCCTGCGAGTTACGGGCAGCCTGATCCAAACCGCGGATCTGACCGCGCATTTTTTCGGAAATTGCCAGACCTGCTGCGTCGTCGCCTGCACGGTTAATACGAAGACCGGAAGACAGCTTCTCGATGTTCTTGCTCTGGTTAGCAGTGTTAGTGCTCAGTTGGCGGTGCGTATTCTGCGCCGTGATATTGTGATTGATAATCATTGTGTATTTCCTCCCTGAAATTGGTTTGTCCACATCCATGTGGTAAGCACTGCCGTTAAGGTCGGCCGCCCTGCCGATCAGTGCCTAATATATATATCGTCTTCTCGCTATTATTGTTAATAGTTAATTTGCAAATTTTGAAATTTATTTTTGCGGCCGCATGCGTTCAATTAATGCATTTAGATTCACAACGTTTGTTGCCGTCGACTCTTTATTGGCTTCCTTGATAGACAAATATACTTCCTGCCTGAAAATATCCACATGCCTAGGGGCTGAAATCCCTACCTTAACACTATCTCCTTCTACCGCCAAAATTGTAATTTCAATATTGTCTTGTATGATAATGGATTCGCCTTTTTTGCGGGTTAACACGAGCATAATTATTCACCGCCTTTTTGAGCTTCGTCACGGACTTCTCTCCACAACTGCTGCCGGACCTGATATTGTGATTTCACTAGAACAATTTGCTTACCGGTACGATTAAGAGGATTCAGCACAATTGGAGCAAGCAGATTAATCGTTGATTGCTCTAACTGCTCCCTAACCGTTACAATAGCGCGGACCAGAAAAGCATCCTTAATCTCCAGCTCCTCGGCATCCTTATCAGGGAATTCGAATTCATACTCCGGATAAAACAGAAAGGGATCAGTAAGCAGAAAGGAAAGACTGTCTGTCTTAAGGGATTGCAGATATGAAAATTTCCCTCCCTCCACTTCAATAACTGCAAACTCTGTTTCCTCCTCAAAACCGGGAATTCCTTTTGGAAAAAAATATATTTGATCCTCGCTTATATCAAGTGTTCCCATAGTCGCTGTTTCTTTAATCATACTTTCCAGCACCTTTCCATTTAACTTATCTAACAAAAAAAGCTATAGATGGTCGTTATCAACCTATTCTATAGCCCTATTTTTTTTACATTTGTACATTTAATTCCGGAGGGGTAAAGCTTAGAGATGGTTTCTGTCTGAGATACACCTCAACACTTGCAGGACTGTAGGTGAATTCCGGTTTGTTAGCCTTTGCCTCTATGTGTACCTCTGCCTTCCGGTATTCTATTTGCGGTGGAACTGGCTTGACCTCAATACGAACATTATCAACAGAAGCAGGCCCTCTTATCTCCGGAAAAGGAACCTTCTGCCAATCTCCCCCATATACCTCTGCTATGGTGTTGCCTGGCTTATGAAAGTTAGCCATACGTTCACCTTGCTCCATCCGCTTCGCAATCCCCTGCAGCCATAGCTGTTCAACGCCTGAATAAATGCGTTCACTCATCTCACGGTAGGTGCCACCTGTATAGGCTGCACGTGCTGCAGACTGATCAATCGTCACTTCCGGATCAAATTGCTGAATCTTTAATTCTCCGGGTGTAGTCGTAATTTGCAGGTCAGCTTTAGGCTGAGTAATCGAAAGCTTCCCTGCTGTAGTATCCAAACCAATCAGGGCCGGAGTCTGGCGGATTTGAACAATAGGCTGCATCAGCTATCCTCCTCTATCTGATAAAATCGACAAGGGTGGATTGAATGATTTTGGCGCCTACTGACAATGAAGCATTATAAATATTCTCTTGGATCTTTGATTGCATGAGCATTTCAGCATAATCACCATCTTCTGTTTTGGATTGAAGATCGGTAAGGTTAACCTCCAGGTCACCCAGACGGTTCTCCATCAATTCTATACGGTTAACCTTTGCTCCGATATTAGCTTGTACAGCCAGCATTTTATTGATTCTATCATCGAGATTGGAAAGCTCAGAAGAAATAGCTGCAGTGTCTCCGGAAACAAGTGCAGCAGAAATCCTGTCAATGACGGCAAAAATATTGTCTTTATCCGCTTCTACTGTACCATCCTCTTTAACCGTTGATGATCCAAAAACCTCGTTTCCGGTAACATTAATAGGCAGTTGTACACTGTCTCCTACGGAATAATTTACAAGTCCATGATCTGTTACAACAAGGGATGCTCCCGAATAATCGAGGTAACCATCTTCTCCTGTAGAGAAATCAAAAGGTTTAATATCATAGTTTTGTCCGTTGAAAATGAATTTCCCGTTAAATTGGCTGTTTCCTATATCAACCAGCTGCTCTTTAAGCTGCATTACTTCTTCGTTAATACTGTTAAGTGCTTCCTGGGGGTTAGAGCCGTTGGCCCCTTTAACGGATAACTCTCTCAAGCGCTGAACTACCTCTCCCGCCTGAGTCATTACAGTATCATTAAATTCCAGCCAGGACAGCGCACTGGTCACATTCTCCTGATATTGCTCATTGGAAGACAGCTCTGCACGGTAACGAAGGGAATAGGTAATTCCTACCGGATCGTCAGACGGCTTATTGATTTTGCGGCCTGTTGCCAGCTGCAGCTGCGTATCATTCATCGTACGCGCATTACGGTTCAGGTTAAGGAGCAACTGTGAGTTCATCATATTGGAAGTAACTCTTAACATGCTTTAACCCCTCCTTTCTTATCTGCCTACAGTACCGGTAGAGTTAATTAATTTATCGAGCATTTCATCATAAGTGGTCATAAATCGCGCAGCAGCGCTGTAAGCATGCTGGAACACCAGCATATTGGACATTTCTTCATCAAGTGACACTCCACTGACGGATTGCCTGCGGGCATTCACTTGCTCTACAAGTGAATTGGAATTTTCAGTCTGGCGCGTAGCTTCCTGAGCCTGCACACCAAGCTGCCCGATCAGCGTTTTGTAAAAGGCACCTGGAGTCGTTGTAATTCCTGTTGTAGGTGAAGTAAATGATCCTAATTGCTGTGTGGACAGCAGAAGTGCTAATGTATTATTTCCTTTAACAACCTTTTCGGAATCATCCTTGCCACTGGTGCGCAGTGACGTAGCCAGCAAATTGGTATCACTTGCAATCTCACTATTAAATGTAATGTTACCTGCAGTAATTTCTGTATCGCTTCCGCTGGTTGTGAATAAAGGTTTACCGGGATTAAGCGTACCGTCCATTGTATATCCTAACTGATGCAGGCCGTTAAGACCTGGAACAATTGTCTTAACATCAGAATTCAAGGTGGCTCCTCTAGGGAAAGACGAACCTGCGGCAATTGTGGACACAGCTCCGTCTGCACTGGTTATGCTGACATCATTAGTTAAAATTGTACCTTCAGGAAGAACAGAGCCCTTTGGAAGGGTAACCTGCACATCCCCTGTAGCAATCGTATTAGCAATATTATCAAGCTGTGATTTATAGTCAGCTACGTATTTTTTGCCGGACGAAATCATACCGAATACTTCTCCTGATTTCAGATCACCAGAGGAATAAGCGCTATTTAGCAAATCGCTGTTTACCGTTGCTGCAACCGTACCACCTTGAACCAGCAGAACACTCCCAAGTGAAATATTATATCCAGTTTCACTTTGCACAACGTTAATATTCGCGATCTTGGATAATTTATCTGTCAGCAAATCACGCTGGTCACGCAGATCGTTGGCTTTGTCTCCCATACTTTCGATCTTAAAAATAGATGAGTTAAGGTTAGCAATGGAAGAAATATAACCTTGTATTTCGGTTCCTTTTACTGTAACACTTGAAGCCAGGTCAGCATCCAGGTTATCCAGCTGCCTGCTCATATAATTAAGCGCATCCGTTAAGGATTGTGCGGTTTGAACGACTATTTTTCGCGCTGTGCTGTCTTCAGGATTTTTGCTTAGGTCAGACCAAGATTTCCAAAAGTTATCTAATACCGTGCTCAATCCAGTATCTGAAGGCTCTGCAAATATTGCCTCTAGCTTGTCCAGCGTATCGGACTGAATCGTCCAGGATCCGTAAGAGGAATTCTCCCCGCGGTACTGGTCATCCAAAAACGTCTCACGAATCCGGTCAATAGAACCGAATTCTACACCTGTACCAAGCTGCCCTGGTAGTGTGGAATTGTTAAGCCCGTAAGCTTCAATAGGGATGGAAGCCCTCATATTCACACGCTGACGTGTGTAACCTTCTGTATTCGCATTAGCGATATTATGTCCGGTAGTACTGAGTGCAGCAGTCTGGGTAAACAGGCTCCGTCTTGCCGTCTCGATTGAATGAAATGTAGATGTCACTGCTAATTCCTCCCTTTTAATTGCTCCGGCAAAACGGATTGAAAGAAAACTACCCTATCCGCGGGCGTCAAAAAGGCCGGGCCGGGCATTACTATAACCCTTATCGGCCGGATGATGATACGTAAATTCCTGGTTCGGTCTTCCGACAAGCAAATCCAGGGAATAGTCTATAAAGGTAAGCGACTGCTCAATCAGCTTCTGGTTCAGCTCGTTAGCTTGCTTTAATTGCTGCAACGTGCCTGAAAGCTTCTGCTGGATTTGCTGCAGCCGCGATTTGTCTTCGGGATCAAATACAAGCCGGGACAGCTCGGTCAGATTCAAGTTCAGATTGGAGCGTATGCCTACCCCTTGTAAGAAGGTAAACGCCGCCTCTGCACGCTGCTCTTCAAGCTGTCCGATCAGCTTCATCAGCTTGGACTCGCGGTTCATAATGTCAATCAGACCATCCACCTTGTTGTCCATAATCGTCTGTTTCTTGACAGCGGCCAGATCAAGCATCTGAAGATGCGTCTCGTCCAGCCGCTCAAGAAGTTCAAGTAATCTCGTCAATGCCATGGATGAATTCACCTAATTCTCGGAGGATTGCTTAAAGTAGGGGGCGAGTGAGTCTGCGAGTTTGGCTGCGTCAACTTGGTAGGTACCTGCGGATACTTGCTGTTTCAGGCTTTCAATCTTGCTTGCGCGGTCGGTATCAACTTTGCCGTTGTTCTGTGCCTGCAATAGCTTGATGGCTTCATCTGAAATCGAAACCTCATCCTTGCGTGTGCTCTTCTTAATCTGTTCCTGGCGCTGTACTTCTGCATTCCGCTGATACGGATTAATGGGGCTGATTCGTCCGGTCTCGTTAATTTTCATAACTTCCACCTTCCTTTTAATATAAAAAAACCGATAATCTTTACTAAGTTTATCGGCCTTTATTGAATCAATCTTTATAGCTGAAAACGTTTTTCTAAAGTTTTTATTACTTACGGAACTTATCAACGACCTTGTAAGCGGCTTTATTACCGCCTGTAGCCGGTTCATTAGCAGCGGCACTTTCAGCTGCTGCTCTGGTAAGATCCTTACTCAAACGAGCCCGGCAACTGTCGCACATATGCCCTTCGCGGATCAGTGTTCCACATACCTCACAGGGCAACATCATGTTCGGTGCATTCGCTATAGA contains these protein-coding regions:
- a CDS encoding flagellin, with amino-acid sequence MIINHNITAQNTHRQLSTNTANQSKNIEKLSSGLRINRAGDDAAGLAISEKMRGQIRGLDQAARNSQDAISMIQTAEGALNETHSILQRMRELSVQSANGTNTDSDRKSIQDEVNQLADEINRISNTTEFNTQKLINGSKDKTETVAATKNASSIAAIGIGTDAFEVRTAATEGTATGAVLDGSTKIHQGTVAEYTFGKLTSSGGTDTTYSAATSLPGSNEFTLSINGSVRSFTVGATADDTAFAAAFETALEAAFNRAKDGSAVETGAALTNHDFSVGFEGGKLVIKDDVLNKGANSRIDLIGGNGTNALSSAADLKEYGEAANNQLKINYVDGGVAKTVTATVADGTYNTAADLAAALETAADTALGADAAKVTFSAEAGANKNITVATTLTGAGNGVASFGGSAAAFTGLISEGSSVELGKNANNKFDVQIDGKNYTAEIAAGDYTDKDQLASQIQKAINDQITALGGASAKPVEVKALQVADTDRVRFQITSGTEGEQSTIKFSNVASNDGLKDIGFDTALAKGENGKDASVNFHIGANAGQNLSLAIGDMRSAALGITSSSNSANQTATLTDGSVVDVNYSSASKVKNGTADEYVIDVSNKDTANNAITVINNAIEMVSSERSKLGANQNRLEHTINNLSTSSENLTAAESRVRDVDMAKEMMSQTKNSILAQAAQAMLAQANQQPQGVLQLLR
- the csrA gene encoding carbon storage regulator CsrA; the encoded protein is MLVLTRKKGESIIIQDNIEITILAVEGDSVKVGISAPRHVDIFRQEVYLSIKEANKESTATNVVNLNALIERMRPQK
- a CDS encoding flagellar assembly protein FliW, yielding MIKETATMGTLDISEDQIYFFPKGIPGFEEETEFAVIEVEGGKFSYLQSLKTDSLSFLLTDPFLFYPEYEFEFPDKDAEELEIKDAFLVRAIVTVREQLEQSTINLLAPIVLNPLNRTGKQIVLVKSQYQVRQQLWREVRDEAQKGGE
- a CDS encoding DUF6470 family protein, which translates into the protein MQPIVQIRQTPALIGLDTTAGKLSITQPKADLQITTTPGELKIQQFDPEVTIDQSAARAAYTGGTYREMSERIYSGVEQLWLQGIAKRMEQGERMANFHKPGNTIAEVYGGDWQKVPFPEIRGPASVDNVRIEVKPVPPQIEYRKAEVHIEAKANKPEFTYSPASVEVYLRQKPSLSFTPPELNVQM
- the flgL gene encoding flagellar hook-associated protein FlgL; its protein translation is MLRVTSNMMNSQLLLNLNRNARTMNDTQLQLATGRKINKPSDDPVGITYSLRYRAELSSNEQYQENVTSALSWLEFNDTVMTQAGEVVQRLRELSVKGANGSNPQEALNSINEEVMQLKEQLVDIGNSQFNGKFIFNGQNYDIKPFDFSTGEDGYLDYSGASLVVTDHGLVNYSVGDSVQLPINVTGNEVFGSSTVKEDGTVEADKDNIFAVIDRISAALVSGDTAAISSELSNLDDRINKMLAVQANIGAKVNRIELMENRLGDLEVNLTDLQSKTEDGDYAEMLMQSKIQENIYNASLSVGAKIIQSTLVDFIR
- the flgK gene encoding flagellar hook-associated protein FlgK, producing MTSTFHSIETARRSLFTQTAALSTTGHNIANANTEGYTRQRVNMRASIPIEAYGLNNSTLPGQLGTGVEFGSIDRIRETFLDDQYRGENSSYGSWTIQSDTLDKLEAIFAEPSDTGLSTVLDNFWKSWSDLSKNPEDSTARKIVVQTAQSLTDALNYMSRQLDNLDADLASSVTVKGTEIQGYISSIANLNSSIFKIESMGDKANDLRDQRDLLTDKLSKIANINVVQSETGYNISLGSVLLVQGGTVAATVNSDLLNSAYSSGDLKSGEVFGMISSGKKYVADYKSQLDNIANTIATGDVQVTLPKGSVLPEGTILTNDVSITSADGAVSTIAAGSSFPRGATLNSDVKTIVPGLNGLHQLGYTMDGTLNPGKPLFTTSGSDTEITAGNITFNSEIASDTNLLATSLRTSGKDDSEKVVKGNNTLALLLSTQQLGSFTSPTTGITTTPGAFYKTLIGQLGVQAQEATRQTENSNSLVEQVNARRQSVSGVSLDEEMSNMLVFQHAYSAAARFMTTYDEMLDKLINSTGTVGR
- a CDS encoding flagellar protein FlgN, with product MALTRLLELLERLDETHLQMLDLAAVKKQTIMDNKVDGLIDIMNRESKLMKLIGQLEEQRAEAAFTFLQGVGIRSNLNLNLTELSRLVFDPEDKSRLQQIQQKLSGTLQQLKQANELNQKLIEQSLTFIDYSLDLLVGRPNQEFTYHHPADKGYSNARPGLFDARG
- the flgM gene encoding flagellar biosynthesis anti-sigma factor FlgM; the encoded protein is MKINETGRISPINPYQRNAEVQRQEQIKKSTRKDEVSISDEAIKLLQAQNNGKVDTDRASKIESLKQQVSAGTYQVDAAKLADSLAPYFKQSSEN